One Paracoccaceae bacterium genomic region harbors:
- a CDS encoding helix-turn-helix transcriptional regulator, whose translation MVTGRPVIIAILAVQGLCAVFFVGDVLSSVLSLRSTPLSWRTREMLEIGAALGLVLGLVLGGLALHRTARGRAAAEARLRRAGIAFRDLLAERFDGWGLTPAEADVATFAIKGMSTAEIAALRGVAEGTVKAQTAAIYRKAGVTGRGQLLALFIEDMMRDDAGPPG comes from the coding sequence ATGGTGACCGGCCGTCCGGTCATCATCGCCATCCTGGCCGTGCAGGGTCTGTGCGCCGTGTTCTTTGTGGGCGACGTGCTGTCCTCGGTCCTGTCGCTGCGGTCGACCCCGCTGAGCTGGCGGACCCGCGAGATGCTGGAGATCGGCGCGGCACTGGGCCTTGTGCTGGGGCTTGTGCTGGGCGGTCTCGCGCTGCACCGGACCGCGCGGGGGCGCGCAGCGGCCGAGGCGCGGCTGCGCCGGGCGGGCATCGCCTTTCGTGACCTTCTGGCGGAACGGTTCGACGGCTGGGGCCTGACCCCGGCCGAGGCCGATGTGGCGACCTTTGCCATCAAGGGAATGAGCACGGCCGAGATTGCCGCGCTGCGCGGCGTTGCCGAAGGCACGGTCAAGGCCCAGACGGCCGCGATCTACCGCAAGGCGGGCGTCACCGGCAGGGGCCAGCTGCTGGCGCTGTTCATCGAGGACATGATGCGCGACGACGCCGGGCCGCCCGGATAG
- a CDS encoding DUF2237 domain-containing protein translates to MQEPSLNVLGGPLEPCSTDPVTGFFRNGCCDTGPADRGSHTVCAVMTAEFLALSKYLGNDLSTPRPEYGFKGLKPGNRWCLCAARFLQAHDEGAAPQVNLAATHARALDIVPIEVLRANALDPAG, encoded by the coding sequence ATGCAGGAACCTTCGCTGAACGTGCTGGGCGGCCCGCTGGAGCCGTGCTCGACCGATCCGGTCACCGGGTTCTTCCGCAATGGCTGCTGCGACACGGGCCCTGCCGACCGCGGCAGCCATACGGTCTGCGCGGTGATGACGGCCGAGTTCCTGGCGCTGTCGAAGTATCTGGGCAACGACCTGTCAACCCCGCGCCCGGAATACGGATTCAAGGGCCTGAAGCCCGGCAACCGGTGGTGCCTGTGCGCGGCCCGGTTCCTGCAGGCGCATGACGAAGGCGCCGCGCCGCAGGTGAACCTGGCGGCCACCCACGCCCGCGCGCTGGACATCGTGCCGATCGAGGTGCTGCGGGCGAACGCGCTGGACCCCGCCGGCTGA